A window of the Gossypium hirsutum isolate 1008001.06 chromosome A05, Gossypium_hirsutum_v2.1, whole genome shotgun sequence genome harbors these coding sequences:
- the LOC121229714 gene encoding plant intracellular Ras-group-related LRR protein 6 yields the protein MMSEQQQQVTFMEMSKNKGDHRSRRRCMEEGRVRVDMSGMSLDSFPILSLNLATISNLDLSNNNLESIPESMTARLLNVVALDVHSNQLKFLPNSIGCLSKLKILNVSSNLLHTLPKTIENCKSLEELNANFNQLSVLPDTIGFELINLKKLSVNANKLCFLPQSISHLTSLRVLDARLNCLRFLPEDMENLINLEVLNVSQNFQCLENLPYSLGLLVSLVELDVSYNKITSLPDSIGCLKKLQKLCVEGNPLVSPPMEVFEQSLQAVKEYLSEKMKAGQSPPKKQSWVGKLVKCGTFNGKIGGRRGEREGFIMISEYRSIEGLASPRYMGLLSPRRLFSPRYMGLLSPRRLFSPRTYLTE from the exons ATGATGTCCGAACAGCAGCAGCAAGTGACATTCATGGAGATGAGTAAAAACAAAGGCGATCATCGAAGCAGGAGAAGATGTATGGAGGAAGGAAGGGTTAGGGTTGATATGAGTGGCATGTCACTGGATTCCTTTCCAATTCTTTCTCTAAACTTGGCTACTATCTCCAACTTGGACCTCTCCAATAATAATCTTGAG AGCATACCGGAGTCAATGACCGCCAGGTTACTGAACGTGGTGGCCTTGGATGTGCACTCCAATCAGCTTAAGTTTCTACCAAACTCCATTGGTTGTCTGTCTAAGCTCAAGATTCTCAACGTCTCCAGCAACCTTCTCCATACTCTCCCTAAAACTATTGAGAACTGCAAGTCCTTGGAAGAACTGAATGCTAACTTCAACCAGCTTAGCGTGCTGCCAGACACTATTGGATTTGAGCTCATCAACCTCAAGAAACTGTCAGTCAACGCAAACAAGTTGTGTTTCCTGCCTCAGTCCATCTCTCACCTCACATCCCTACGAGTTTTGGATGCACGCCTTAATTGCCTCAGGTTTCTTCCCGAGGACATGGAGAACTTGATCAACCTTGAGGTTCTCAACGTAAGCCAAAACTTTCAGTGCCTTGAAAACTTACCCTATTCCCTCGGCCTTCTCGTTTCCCTTGTGGAATTGGACGTCAGTTACAACAAAATAACAAGTTTGCCTGATTCCATTGGCTGCTTGAAGAAGCTCCAGAAGCTTTGCGTGGAAGGAAACCCCCTGGTTTCACCACCCATGGAGGTGTTTGAGCAGAGCTTGCAGGCGGTTAAGGAGTACCTGAGTGAGAAAATGAAAGCCGGGCAAAGCCCCCCAAAGAAACAATCATGGGTGGGGAAGTTGGTGAAGTGTGGGACCTTCAATGGCAAAATAGGTGGCCGGCGGGGGGAGAGAGAGGGGTTCATTATGATATCCGAATATAGGTCCATCGAGGGTCTCGCTTCGCCTCGCTACATGGGGTTGTTGTCACCTCGCCGACTCTTCTCGCCTCGCTACATGGGGTTGTTGTCACCTCGCCGACTCTTCTCGCCTCGTACGTACTTGACCGAATGa
- the LOC107904302 gene encoding choline monooxygenase, chloroplastic isoform X1: MTLLLKPITRLSLFQTHFQIINNNNPRARARAISVSCSWSHEAHKIVREFDPKIPIEKAITPPSSWYTDPSFYAFELDRVFYRGWQAVGYTEQIQEPRDFFSGRLGNVEFVVCRDDNGKIAAFHNVCRHHASLLVSGSGKTSCFTCPYHGWTYGLNGELRKATRISGIDDFSINDFGLVPIKVATWGPFVLLNMDNEILQKDNIDTDNVASEWLGSSSELFSLNGVDTTLTYVCRREYIIECNWKVFCDNYLDGGYHVPFAHKGLASGLSLDSYTTSIFEKVSIQSAEGGSKQKEDDRLGSKAFYAFIYPNFMINRYGPWMDTNLAIPLGPRKCLVVFDYFLEASFKDDKAFIERSLADSEKVQENTQMEDIRLCEGVQKGIESPAYSTGRYAPNVEKAMHHFHCLLYDNLIN, from the exons ATGACACTGCTACTGAAACCCATTACTCGGCTATCTCTCTTCCAAACCCATTTCCagattattaataataataatccaaGAGCAAGAGCAAGAGCAATCTCAGTATCATGTAGTTGGAGTCACGAAGCTCACAAAATAGTGCGTGAATTTGATCCCAAAATCCCCATAGAGAAAGCCATAACTCCCCCCTCCTCCTGGTATACTGATCCCTCCTTTTATGCTTTTGAACTCGATCGTGTGTTCTACAGGGGTTGGCAGGCTGTTG GGTATACTGAACAGATACAAGAACCCCGTGATTTCTTCAGCGGCAG ACTGGGAAATGTAGAGTTTGTGGTATGCAGGGATGATAATGGCAAAATAGCTGCTTTTCACAATGTTTGTAGACATCATGCCTCTCTTCTTGTGTCCGGAAGTGGGAAAACGTCCTGTTTTACATGCCCTTACCAT GGGTGGACATATGGTTTAAATGGAGAACTTCGTAAAGCGACTAGAATTTCAGGAATAGACGACTTCTCCATAAAT GATTTTGGACTTGTACCTATAAAAGTTGCTACTTGGGGACCATTTGTTCTTCTTAATATGGACAATGAGATTTTACAAAAGGACAATATTGATACTGACAACGTTGCAAGTGAATGGCTTGGTAGCTCCTCTGAATTATTTAGCCTTAATGGAGTTGATACGACACTAACTTATGTTTGTCGACGTGAGTACATCATTGAATGTAACTGGAAG GTATTCTGCGACAACTACTTGGATGGTGGTTACCATGTGCCATTTGCACACAAAGGCCTTGCATCTGGTCTTTCACTTGATTCATATACCACCTCA ATATTTGAAAAGGTTAGCATCCAAAGTGCTGAAGGTGGCTCTAAACAGAAGGAAGATGATCGGCTTGGATCAAAAGCTTTTTATGCTTTCATATATCCAAATTTCATGATTAACAG GTATGGACCTTGGATGGACACCAATCTGGCAATCCCATTGGGACCAAGGAAATGCCTTGTAGTGTTCGACTATTTTCTTGAAGCTTCTTTTaag GATGACAAAGCTTTCATTGAGAGAAGTCTAGCGGATAGTGAAAAAGTTCAG gaaaatacgCAGATGGAAGACATTAGACTGTGTGAGGGTGTTCAAAAGGGTATTGAATCACCTGCATATAGTACAGGAAGATATGCGCCAAATGTTGAGAAGGCCATGCATCATTTCCATTGTCTGCTTTACGATAATCTCATAAACTAA
- the LOC107904300 gene encoding oligosaccharyltransferase complex subunit OSTC: MAPKADTQSAGAVAAADASSQFSMDPLFHILKVVPYSFLRAPRLRLKIPSVSLPSAMTVFSLVLLTYFMVVSGFVYDVIVEPPGIGSTQDPATGAVRPVVFLPGRVNGQYIIEGLSSGFMFVLGGIGIVLLDLALDKNRARSVKVSYAIAGISSVVIAYVMTTLFIRIKIPGYLR, from the coding sequence atgGCTCCGAAAGCAGATACCCAATCTGCCGGCGCTGTCGCTGCAGCTGACGCATCCTCTCAATTCTCAATGGACCCACTATTCCACATCTTGAAAGTCGTCCCTTACTCCTTCCTTCGCGCTCCGCGCCTCCGCCTCAAGATCCCCTCCGTCTCCCTTCCTTCCGCCATGACTGTCTTTTCTCTCGTCCTCCTCACTTACTTCATGGTGGTCTCCGGCTTCGTCTACGACGTCATCGTGGAGCCCCCTGGCATTGGCTCTACCCAAGATCCTGCCACTGGCGCCGTCCGACCTGTTGTTTTCCTTCCAGGTCGAGTCAATGGTCAGTACATCATAGAAGGACTCTCCTCTGGGTTTATGTTTGTGCTTGGTGGCATTGGGATTGTCCTCCTGGATCTTGCCCTTGATAAAAACAGGGCTAGGAGTGTCAAGGTTTCCTACGCCATTGCAGGAATCTCCTCCGTTGTTATTGCCTATGTCATGACTACGCTCTTTATTCGCATCAAGATCCCTGGTTATCTCAGATGA
- the LOC107904302 gene encoding choline monooxygenase, chloroplastic isoform X4, with protein MTLLLKPITRLSLFQTHFQIINNNNPRARARAISVSCSWSHEAHKIVREFDPKIPIEKAITPPSSWYTDPSFYAFELDRVFYRGWQAVGYTEQIQEPRDFFSGRLGNVEFVVCRDDNGKIAAFHNVCRHHASLLVSGSGKTSCFTCPYHGWTYGLNGELRKATRISGIDDFSINDFGLVPIKVATWGPFVLLNMDNEILQKDNIDTDNVASEWLGSSSELFSLNGVDTTLTYVCRREYIIECNWKVFCDNYLDGGYHVPFAHKGLASGLSLDSYTTSDDKAFIERSLADSEKVQMEDIRLCEGVQKGIESPAYSTGRYAPNVEKAMHHFHCLLYDNLIN; from the exons ATGACACTGCTACTGAAACCCATTACTCGGCTATCTCTCTTCCAAACCCATTTCCagattattaataataataatccaaGAGCAAGAGCAAGAGCAATCTCAGTATCATGTAGTTGGAGTCACGAAGCTCACAAAATAGTGCGTGAATTTGATCCCAAAATCCCCATAGAGAAAGCCATAACTCCCCCCTCCTCCTGGTATACTGATCCCTCCTTTTATGCTTTTGAACTCGATCGTGTGTTCTACAGGGGTTGGCAGGCTGTTG GGTATACTGAACAGATACAAGAACCCCGTGATTTCTTCAGCGGCAG ACTGGGAAATGTAGAGTTTGTGGTATGCAGGGATGATAATGGCAAAATAGCTGCTTTTCACAATGTTTGTAGACATCATGCCTCTCTTCTTGTGTCCGGAAGTGGGAAAACGTCCTGTTTTACATGCCCTTACCAT GGGTGGACATATGGTTTAAATGGAGAACTTCGTAAAGCGACTAGAATTTCAGGAATAGACGACTTCTCCATAAAT GATTTTGGACTTGTACCTATAAAAGTTGCTACTTGGGGACCATTTGTTCTTCTTAATATGGACAATGAGATTTTACAAAAGGACAATATTGATACTGACAACGTTGCAAGTGAATGGCTTGGTAGCTCCTCTGAATTATTTAGCCTTAATGGAGTTGATACGACACTAACTTATGTTTGTCGACGTGAGTACATCATTGAATGTAACTGGAAG GTATTCTGCGACAACTACTTGGATGGTGGTTACCATGTGCCATTTGCACACAAAGGCCTTGCATCTGGTCTTTCACTTGATTCATATACCACCTCA GATGACAAAGCTTTCATTGAGAGAAGTCTAGCGGATAGTGAAAAAGTTCAG ATGGAAGACATTAGACTGTGTGAGGGTGTTCAAAAGGGTATTGAATCACCTGCATATAGTACAGGAAGATATGCGCCAAATGTTGAGAAGGCCATGCATCATTTCCATTGTCTGCTTTACGATAATCTCATAAACTAA
- the LOC107904302 gene encoding choline monooxygenase, chloroplastic isoform X3, which yields MTLLLKPITRLSLFQTHFQIINNNNPRARARAISVSCSWSHEAHKIVREFDPKIPIEKAITPPSSWYTDPSFYAFELDRVFYRGWQAVGYTEQIQEPRDFFSGRLGNVEFVVCRDDNGKIAAFHNVCRHHASLLVSGSGKTSCFTCPYHGWTYGLNGELRKATRISGIDDFSINDFGLVPIKVATWGPFVLLNMDNEILQKDNIDTDNVASEWLGSSSELFSLNGVDTTLTYVCRREYIIECNWKVFCDNYLDGGYHVPFAHKGLASGLSLDSYTTSDDKAFIERSLADSEKVQENTQMEDIRLCEGVQKGIESPAYSTGRYAPNVEKAMHHFHCLLYDNLIN from the exons ATGACACTGCTACTGAAACCCATTACTCGGCTATCTCTCTTCCAAACCCATTTCCagattattaataataataatccaaGAGCAAGAGCAAGAGCAATCTCAGTATCATGTAGTTGGAGTCACGAAGCTCACAAAATAGTGCGTGAATTTGATCCCAAAATCCCCATAGAGAAAGCCATAACTCCCCCCTCCTCCTGGTATACTGATCCCTCCTTTTATGCTTTTGAACTCGATCGTGTGTTCTACAGGGGTTGGCAGGCTGTTG GGTATACTGAACAGATACAAGAACCCCGTGATTTCTTCAGCGGCAG ACTGGGAAATGTAGAGTTTGTGGTATGCAGGGATGATAATGGCAAAATAGCTGCTTTTCACAATGTTTGTAGACATCATGCCTCTCTTCTTGTGTCCGGAAGTGGGAAAACGTCCTGTTTTACATGCCCTTACCAT GGGTGGACATATGGTTTAAATGGAGAACTTCGTAAAGCGACTAGAATTTCAGGAATAGACGACTTCTCCATAAAT GATTTTGGACTTGTACCTATAAAAGTTGCTACTTGGGGACCATTTGTTCTTCTTAATATGGACAATGAGATTTTACAAAAGGACAATATTGATACTGACAACGTTGCAAGTGAATGGCTTGGTAGCTCCTCTGAATTATTTAGCCTTAATGGAGTTGATACGACACTAACTTATGTTTGTCGACGTGAGTACATCATTGAATGTAACTGGAAG GTATTCTGCGACAACTACTTGGATGGTGGTTACCATGTGCCATTTGCACACAAAGGCCTTGCATCTGGTCTTTCACTTGATTCATATACCACCTCA GATGACAAAGCTTTCATTGAGAGAAGTCTAGCGGATAGTGAAAAAGTTCAG gaaaatacgCAGATGGAAGACATTAGACTGTGTGAGGGTGTTCAAAAGGGTATTGAATCACCTGCATATAGTACAGGAAGATATGCGCCAAATGTTGAGAAGGCCATGCATCATTTCCATTGTCTGCTTTACGATAATCTCATAAACTAA
- the LOC107904302 gene encoding choline monooxygenase, chloroplastic isoform X2, translated as MHSNGSETRQLETELRGRNIHNLVSHRVETEMTLLLKPITRLSLFQTHFQIINNNNPRARARAISVSCSWSHEAHKIVREFDPKIPIEKAITPPSSWYTDPSFYAFELDRVFYRGWQAVGYTEQIQEPRDFFSGRLGNVEFVVCRDDNGKIAAFHNVCRHHASLLVSGSGKTSCFTCPYHGWTYGLNGELRKATRISGIDDFSINDFGLVPIKVATWGPFVLLNMDNEILQKDNIDTDNVASEWLGSSSELFSLNGVDTTLTYVCRREYIIECNWKVFCDNYLDGGYHVPFAHKGLASGLSLDSYTTSIFEKVSIQSAEGGSKQKEDDRLGSKAFYAFIYPNFMINRYGPWMDTNLAIPLGPRKCLVVFDYFLEASFKDDKAFIERSLADSEKVQMEDIRLCEGVQKGIESPAYSTGRYAPNVEKAMHHFHCLLYDNLIN; from the exons atgcacAGTAATGGTAGTGAGACAAGGCAATTGGAAACAGAGTTGAGAGGTAGGAATATCCACAACTTAGTGAGTCATAGAGTGGAAACAGAGATGACACTGCTACTGAAACCCATTACTCGGCTATCTCTCTTCCAAACCCATTTCCagattattaataataataatccaaGAGCAAGAGCAAGAGCAATCTCAGTATCATGTAGTTGGAGTCACGAAGCTCACAAAATAGTGCGTGAATTTGATCCCAAAATCCCCATAGAGAAAGCCATAACTCCCCCCTCCTCCTGGTATACTGATCCCTCCTTTTATGCTTTTGAACTCGATCGTGTGTTCTACAGGGGTTGGCAGGCTGTTG GGTATACTGAACAGATACAAGAACCCCGTGATTTCTTCAGCGGCAG ACTGGGAAATGTAGAGTTTGTGGTATGCAGGGATGATAATGGCAAAATAGCTGCTTTTCACAATGTTTGTAGACATCATGCCTCTCTTCTTGTGTCCGGAAGTGGGAAAACGTCCTGTTTTACATGCCCTTACCAT GGGTGGACATATGGTTTAAATGGAGAACTTCGTAAAGCGACTAGAATTTCAGGAATAGACGACTTCTCCATAAAT GATTTTGGACTTGTACCTATAAAAGTTGCTACTTGGGGACCATTTGTTCTTCTTAATATGGACAATGAGATTTTACAAAAGGACAATATTGATACTGACAACGTTGCAAGTGAATGGCTTGGTAGCTCCTCTGAATTATTTAGCCTTAATGGAGTTGATACGACACTAACTTATGTTTGTCGACGTGAGTACATCATTGAATGTAACTGGAAG GTATTCTGCGACAACTACTTGGATGGTGGTTACCATGTGCCATTTGCACACAAAGGCCTTGCATCTGGTCTTTCACTTGATTCATATACCACCTCA ATATTTGAAAAGGTTAGCATCCAAAGTGCTGAAGGTGGCTCTAAACAGAAGGAAGATGATCGGCTTGGATCAAAAGCTTTTTATGCTTTCATATATCCAAATTTCATGATTAACAG GTATGGACCTTGGATGGACACCAATCTGGCAATCCCATTGGGACCAAGGAAATGCCTTGTAGTGTTCGACTATTTTCTTGAAGCTTCTTTTaag GATGACAAAGCTTTCATTGAGAGAAGTCTAGCGGATAGTGAAAAAGTTCAG ATGGAAGACATTAGACTGTGTGAGGGTGTTCAAAAGGGTATTGAATCACCTGCATATAGTACAGGAAGATATGCGCCAAATGTTGAGAAGGCCATGCATCATTTCCATTGTCTGCTTTACGATAATCTCATAAACTAA